The sequence CTGAACTTTAGCAGTGCCGCTGACGTATCCATGCAGTCACCTAATGTGGAAATTCGCCGCCACTTTGTTGGCCGTGGGTTGACCACCAACCTGTTTGTTCGCGGTGTAGGCAATACCGACCTGAACAATGGTGCAGAATCACCCGTTGCAGCTTTTGTGGATGAGTTCTACATGATTTCCAGCAGCACGGTGGACTTTTCTTTATTTGATATGGAAAGAACCGAGGTTCTTAAGGGGCCGCAGGGTACACTTTTTGGACGTAACGCCACCGGCGGAGCTTTCTCTTTCGTGACTCAAAAGCCTGAAGAAGAGTTTGGAGCATATGTCGAAGGTACTGCGGGCACGGACGGCATTCTGGGGGGCGAAGTTCGCCTGAATATGCCGGTTAGCGATGATCTAAAGCTTCGTTTCAGCGCTTATCATGACAGCCATGACGGTTTTACCGAAAACAACTATCCAGGACAAAGTGATTTTCGGGAGTCGGGTTTCGAAGCTTACCGAGGTCAAGCGTTATACCAGGTGAACGATAGCTGGGAAACACTGCTTAAAGTAGAATACGGCAAGGCCGAAGGTCACTTGGTGGGCGATAACCTGAACCCAATGATGAAATCAGGTGATGATATTGTTTTTGCCGCGACAACCTTAACGGGGCTATCTAAAGATTCTGACCCGTTTGATGTTGCCCATAACAGTAAGGACTGGGCAGAGAACGATGTAACTCATTACCTGTGGACCAACACTTGGGATACTGACAACTTCACCGTTACTTCAATTACCGGTTATCTGGATCAGGATTACGTTCTGACAGAAGACTGCGATGCTTCTGCCTTGAGCGTCTGCAACTTCAACGGGTTCTATGAATCTGAGCACTGGTCGCAAGAGGTCAGGCTTAACGGCAGCACAGAATCACTTAATTGGACGGTTGGTGCCTACTATATGAAGCAGGATGCCGACGGCGGCTATAACTTTAATGCTTTCAACGGCCTCCTTGCGCTTCTTGATCCATCGTTCCCAGCTAACGCCGGTGCGTTGCAGCACTCAGTTTTCGAGACCGAAGTGGAGACTTACGCAATCTTTGGCCAGTTGGAATACTCCCTGACTGATACGGTAACCCTGATCGGCGGCCTGCGCCTGCAAAAAGACAAGAAAGATTTCCAACAGCAGGACGCGCAGATAGCGGTGCTGGTTGACGATTTTGACTTTGATGGGCCGCGCAGTTTCACCTCAGCTAACCTGACACCAATCCTGGTAGGTGGCAACGAAATACTGCTTGCTCCTGTCAATGACTTCACGCCGGCCACCGCAGGTAGTCTTACCGAACTGGATGAAGACGGAGTGAGTGGCACGTTGCAGCTCAACTGGCAACCAACGGATGACTCTTTGTATTACGCTTCATTCAGACGCGGCATCAAGGCAGGCGGTTTTAATGTAGGGGTTGTTCCGCTCGGCCTAGCCGCTAATCAGTGGGGCTATGATCAGGAGAAACTGGATGCCTACGAGATCGGCGCCAAATTGCAATTAACAGAGAGTATGCGTCTGAACGCAGCGACCTTCTACTACGATTACAAGGATTATCAGGCGCTGAGCTTTCAGAACCTGGGGCAGTTCTTTGTAAACCGTCCAGCCACCATTACAGGCCTGGAGGTTGAACTTTTTGCCAATCCAATAGAAGGCCTGGATATTATCCTGGGAGCCAGCTTCCTGGACACTGAAGTAGAAGATGTGCAGAGAGGTGTATTGGTCTCAACAGTTGAAGACAGGGAAATGGGTGAGGCGCCCGCCAAGACCGCGAACCTGGTCGTTCGCTACGAGTGGCCGGTAGCAAATGGCTATCTTTCTGTACAGATTGATGGCAACTATGTCGGCGAAAGATTCGGGGATATTCTCAATCAGACAGCGGCCACACTGCAGTCATATTCAATCTGGAACAGTAATATTACCTACACTGCAGAAGACGATAAGTTTTTTGCCAAACTTTGGGTAAGAAATCTCAATGATAAGGAAGTTGCTACCTACCGTATTGAAATTACCGATCTTCTCGATTACGGACAGGATAACTTTGCAGAACCCAGGACTGCCGGTTTAACTGTTGGCTATCACTTTTAGCCGCTTTTAAAGGGGAGTGCCTTTGGGGCCGAGTTGGTCCCAAAGGTTAGTAGATATACAATCCTTGGTATTTCCAAATACCTAACAAGAATGATTACTAGGAGCCATTGATGCTTAACAATATAAC is a genomic window of Pseudomonadales bacterium containing:
- a CDS encoding TonB-dependent receptor, with the protein product MSRFDNSTKKRIFNRSFLVSMVSLATLSVASPGMAAQRTSILEEVVVTAQKREQSADDVGVAISAFSGDQMEALNFSSAADVSMQSPNVEIRRHFVGRGLTTNLFVRGVGNTDLNNGAESPVAAFVDEFYMISSSTVDFSLFDMERTEVLKGPQGTLFGRNATGGAFSFVTQKPEEEFGAYVEGTAGTDGILGGEVRLNMPVSDDLKLRFSAYHDSHDGFTENNYPGQSDFRESGFEAYRGQALYQVNDSWETLLKVEYGKAEGHLVGDNLNPMMKSGDDIVFAATTLTGLSKDSDPFDVAHNSKDWAENDVTHYLWTNTWDTDNFTVTSITGYLDQDYVLTEDCDASALSVCNFNGFYESEHWSQEVRLNGSTESLNWTVGAYYMKQDADGGYNFNAFNGLLALLDPSFPANAGALQHSVFETEVETYAIFGQLEYSLTDTVTLIGGLRLQKDKKDFQQQDAQIAVLVDDFDFDGPRSFTSANLTPILVGGNEILLAPVNDFTPATAGSLTELDEDGVSGTLQLNWQPTDDSLYYASFRRGIKAGGFNVGVVPLGLAANQWGYDQEKLDAYEIGAKLQLTESMRLNAATFYYDYKDYQALSFQNLGQFFVNRPATITGLEVELFANPIEGLDIILGASFLDTEVEDVQRGVLVSTVEDREMGEAPAKTANLVVRYEWPVANGYLSVQIDGNYVGERFGDILNQTAATLQSYSIWNSNITYTAEDDKFFAKLWVRNLNDKEVATYRIEITDLLDYGQDNFAEPRTAGLTVGYHF